One genomic region from Natrinema caseinilyticum encodes:
- a CDS encoding CoxG family protein, protein MEFSGTFELEESTVDEVWLALSDPVLVEQSLPGCEFLVRVDDTDVDFDELRDEAADREVEPTADPEAIADRAFEEGGHYAALMQISVGPVNPTFETVVTIDHREYPSMSASGEGSSSNSSFEMSSGMTLSETDDGVAVEWETEADVFGKIAQMGQRVVSPVANRVVKRFFSSVQEQLRERQLATEGDATGGTSDPAEGDRGLVDRVLGRSGSDASDS, encoded by the coding sequence ATGGAATTCAGTGGGACGTTCGAACTCGAGGAGTCTACAGTCGACGAGGTGTGGCTCGCGTTATCCGATCCAGTGTTGGTCGAGCAGTCGTTGCCGGGGTGTGAGTTTCTGGTACGCGTCGACGATACCGACGTCGACTTCGACGAGTTGCGCGACGAAGCGGCCGATCGGGAGGTCGAACCGACTGCGGACCCGGAGGCGATCGCCGACCGCGCATTCGAGGAGGGCGGCCACTACGCGGCGCTGATGCAGATCAGCGTCGGACCGGTGAATCCGACGTTCGAGACGGTCGTGACGATCGATCACCGAGAGTACCCGTCGATGTCCGCTTCCGGCGAGGGATCGTCGAGTAACAGTTCCTTCGAGATGTCGTCGGGGATGACCCTCTCCGAGACCGACGACGGCGTCGCCGTCGAGTGGGAGACCGAAGCCGACGTGTTCGGGAAAATCGCCCAGATGGGCCAACGCGTCGTCAGCCCGGTCGCGAACCGCGTGGTCAAGCGGTTCTTCTCGTCGGTTCAGGAGCAACTCCGCGAGCGACAGCTCGCTACCGAAGGGGACGCGACGGGCGGGACATCGGACCCGGCCGAAGGCGATCGGGGATTGGTCGACAGGGTACTCGGTCGGTCGGGAAGCGATGCGAGCGACTCATAA
- a CDS encoding CBS domain-containing protein has product MPEIKSIVRESVVSAAPDTSLTDLAQLMDEENVGCVVVAEDDRPQGVVTDRDIALEATAHGADPSSATAADVMSEDVVTVDAESGIFDVLRAMTDAEVRRIPATDSDGELAGIVTFDDFVVLLGRELKLLGEVVEAEIPPYEHT; this is encoded by the coding sequence ATGCCCGAAATCAAATCGATCGTCCGCGAATCAGTCGTGAGCGCGGCTCCGGACACCTCCCTGACCGACCTCGCGCAGTTGATGGACGAAGAGAACGTCGGCTGCGTCGTCGTCGCCGAGGACGACCGCCCGCAGGGAGTCGTCACGGACCGAGACATCGCACTCGAGGCGACAGCGCACGGGGCCGATCCCTCGTCGGCGACCGCGGCGGACGTGATGAGCGAGGACGTCGTCACGGTCGACGCCGAAAGCGGTATCTTCGACGTGCTCCGCGCGATGACGGACGCGGAGGTGCGACGGATCCCGGCAACCGATTCCGATGGCGAACTCGCCGGAATCGTCACGTTCGACGACTTCGTCGTCCTGCTCGGCCGCGAACTCAAACTGCTCGGTGAGGTCGTCGAAGCCGAAATCCCGCCCTACGAGCACACCTGA
- a CDS encoding DsrE family protein yields MTMDKIGIIVSSDDPKSLAMAVNLGLTGVASEMEVLVYFTFDGLTHLTEGEKDLSRIEPLLEEGMPNPYDLLDQFVADGGERVTTVACTTTLDMLEWDEDAMDDTVTTKFAGAATFLEEVDDADHVFTF; encoded by the coding sequence ATGACGATGGACAAGATCGGTATCATCGTCTCGAGCGACGATCCGAAGAGCCTCGCGATGGCGGTGAACCTCGGGCTCACGGGGGTGGCCTCCGAGATGGAGGTGCTCGTCTACTTCACGTTCGACGGGTTGACCCACCTGACGGAGGGCGAGAAGGACCTTTCGCGGATCGAACCCCTCCTCGAGGAGGGCATGCCGAACCCCTACGACTTGCTCGACCAGTTCGTCGCCGACGGCGGCGAACGGGTGACGACGGTCGCGTGTACCACCACGCTCGACATGCTCGAGTGGGACGAGGACGCGATGGACGATACGGTCACCACGAAGTTCGCGGGCGCGGCGACCTTCCTGGAGGAAGTCGACGACGCGGACCACGTGTTCACTTTCTGA
- a CDS encoding sulfurtransferase TusA family protein, with protein MQTDYETADTLDVRGESCPMPVVKTKSAVDGLEPNAVLEVLATDPGSVSDIRGWADATADVELLDQHEADRDGETVYEHYVRRVE; from the coding sequence ATGCAAACAGACTACGAAACTGCCGACACGCTCGACGTACGGGGCGAAAGCTGTCCGATGCCGGTCGTCAAGACGAAAAGCGCCGTCGACGGCCTCGAGCCGAACGCGGTGCTCGAGGTGCTCGCGACCGATCCCGGGAGCGTAAGCGACATCCGCGGCTGGGCCGACGCGACCGCGGACGTCGAACTGCTCGACCAGCACGAGGCGGACCGCGACGGCGAAACCGTATACGAACACTACGTCCGGAGGGTGGAGTAA
- a CDS encoding MFS transporter: protein MVFTFGTPLSYGILRGPLSEAFGLSPVALSSVFSIMLFTFFIGSGAIGVVAARLPARGVLLACAVATGFLGPALYVTGSYLGLAVVFAVLGLALGSVFVLLASIVPRWFDARRGAATGLIFVGNGLGLFVLPPVWQYVLASFGVRRGFLLVLSATAIAFLSAGVTCRRPRWASQSATSIGELLGWVRRLAGTRSFRLLFVGIGLAFAWYQLLAAYAVDLFAARGLTEAAASTVFGLIGGVSIVSRIGGGYLADRIGSRRAFLASLGCSAAGIVLFFPPPISMLAVGVVLVGLGLGGCATLYVPVLMQVYDPEKDTAVIGVFNVAGGVGALAMPPLGTASVAYTGGYTVAILLTVLVTVVAFWAIATGTGAG from the coding sequence ATGGTGTTCACGTTCGGAACGCCGCTGTCGTACGGCATCTTACGGGGGCCGCTGAGCGAAGCCTTCGGCCTCTCGCCGGTGGCACTCTCGAGCGTCTTCTCGATCATGCTGTTTACCTTCTTCATCGGCTCCGGTGCGATCGGCGTCGTCGCCGCGCGGTTACCGGCTCGCGGCGTTCTCCTCGCGTGTGCGGTCGCGACCGGTTTCCTGGGGCCCGCGCTGTACGTGACGGGGTCGTACCTCGGCCTGGCCGTCGTCTTCGCGGTGCTCGGACTCGCGCTCGGCAGCGTGTTCGTCCTCCTCGCGTCCATCGTCCCGCGCTGGTTCGACGCCCGACGCGGTGCCGCCACGGGGCTCATCTTCGTCGGCAACGGGCTCGGCCTGTTCGTCCTCCCGCCCGTGTGGCAGTACGTCCTCGCGTCGTTCGGCGTGCGGCGAGGATTCCTGCTCGTCCTGTCGGCGACTGCGATCGCCTTTCTCTCGGCCGGCGTCACGTGTCGCCGCCCCCGATGGGCGAGTCAGTCCGCGACGTCGATCGGGGAGTTGCTCGGCTGGGTCCGCCGGTTGGCCGGGACCCGGTCGTTTCGGCTGTTGTTCGTCGGGATCGGGCTCGCGTTCGCCTGGTACCAGTTGCTCGCCGCGTACGCGGTCGATCTCTTCGCGGCGCGAGGACTGACGGAGGCGGCGGCGTCGACCGTGTTCGGACTCATCGGCGGGGTCAGCATCGTCTCCCGGATCGGCGGCGGCTATCTCGCCGACCGAATCGGCTCGAGACGGGCGTTTCTCGCGTCGCTCGGCTGTTCGGCTGCTGGCATCGTCCTCTTTTTCCCGCCGCCGATTTCGATGCTCGCCGTCGGTGTCGTCCTGGTCGGGTTGGGTCTCGGCGGCTGTGCGACGCTGTACGTCCCGGTCCTCATGCAGGTGTACGATCCCGAGAAGGACACCGCGGTCATCGGAGTATTCAACGTCGCCGGCGGAGTCGGTGCGCTCGCCATGCCGCCGCTCGGAACCGCGAGCGTCGCATATACGGGCGGTTACACGGTCGCGATTCTGCTGACGGTTCTCGTGACCGTCGTCGCGTTCTGGGCGATCGCGACGGGAACGGGCGCCGGGTGA
- a CDS encoding MFS transporter translates to MNANERSITGFLMVAHWLVHTYELSIPILMTIWLREFSVTAAVLGTVVTVGYAVFGVGALPGGILVDRYGSRRLIVGCLLGMGGAFLLVGLSQTVVTVALALGVWGLAASVYHPAGLALISTGVRDDVRGRAFAYHGMAGNAGIAFGPLATAVLLLAVDWRLVVAVLAVPALIAAVVGLASEFDETAAVQVADGGRDASTSRSLASFVADSRRVFAGGFLLVFLLVMGNGLYYRGVLTFLPELLDGFLTSQLGPVDLQSIGLTGPVAAEFDLAKYLYVGLLTVGIGGQYVGGRLSDRIRPERGVAAMLVALSLLALAFVPAARASLATLLAVSVGLGIALFGMQPLVQATIAKYSPPDARGLSFGYTYLGIFGVGSLGATIAGWILTYASVGTLFVVLAGLAGSACLLATILGTRDGPSLAVDVDS, encoded by the coding sequence GTGAACGCGAACGAACGGTCCATCACGGGCTTCCTGATGGTCGCCCACTGGCTGGTCCACACGTACGAGCTGTCGATTCCGATCCTGATGACGATCTGGTTACGGGAGTTTTCGGTCACCGCCGCGGTACTCGGGACCGTCGTCACGGTCGGCTACGCGGTCTTCGGCGTCGGCGCACTCCCGGGTGGGATCCTCGTCGATCGGTACGGCTCCCGTCGGCTGATCGTCGGCTGTCTGCTCGGCATGGGTGGTGCCTTCCTGCTCGTGGGATTGTCCCAGACCGTCGTGACGGTCGCGCTCGCGCTTGGCGTCTGGGGGCTCGCCGCCAGCGTTTACCACCCGGCGGGTCTGGCCCTCATCAGCACCGGCGTTCGGGACGACGTGCGGGGGCGGGCCTTCGCCTATCACGGAATGGCGGGCAACGCCGGGATCGCGTTCGGCCCGCTCGCGACCGCGGTGTTGTTGCTCGCCGTCGATTGGCGCCTCGTCGTCGCGGTCCTCGCCGTACCGGCGCTGATCGCCGCCGTCGTCGGGCTGGCGTCCGAATTCGACGAAACCGCCGCCGTCCAGGTCGCCGACGGCGGCCGCGACGCGTCCACGAGCCGGTCGCTCGCTTCGTTCGTCGCCGACTCGAGGCGCGTGTTCGCGGGCGGATTTCTGCTCGTGTTCCTCCTCGTCATGGGCAACGGGCTCTACTACCGCGGCGTGCTCACGTTCCTGCCCGAACTGCTCGACGGCTTTCTGACGTCACAGCTCGGACCCGTCGACCTGCAGTCGATCGGTCTGACGGGCCCGGTCGCCGCCGAGTTCGATCTCGCCAAGTACCTGTACGTCGGCCTCCTCACCGTCGGGATCGGCGGCCAGTACGTCGGCGGCCGACTCAGCGATCGGATTCGTCCCGAACGCGGCGTGGCCGCGATGCTGGTCGCCCTGTCGCTGCTCGCGCTCGCGTTCGTGCCCGCGGCTCGGGCGAGTCTCGCGACGCTGCTCGCGGTCAGTGTCGGACTCGGGATCGCCCTGTTCGGGATGCAGCCGCTGGTGCAGGCGACGATCGCGAAGTACTCGCCCCCGGACGCGCGCGGCCTCTCGTTCGGCTACACGTATCTCGGAATATTCGGTGTGGGGTCGCTCGGCGCCACGATCGCCGGCTGGATCCTCACGTACGCCTCCGTCGGGACGCTCTTCGTCGTACTCGCCGGCCTCGCCGGCAGCGCCTGCCTGCTGGCGACGATCCTCGGGACGCGGGACGGCCCGTCACTCGCCGTAGACGTAGATTCCTGA
- a CDS encoding DUF3368 domain-containing protein has product MTRENGALGGDGVVSDDRRVRTVARGLGATVTGTIGVIVRATEEGLPESDAKAIVRRLDEHGLHMTAELRDTANELVDEAASRR; this is encoded by the coding sequence GTGACACGAGAAAACGGAGCCCTCGGCGGTGATGGTGTCGTCTCCGATGACCGACGCGTGAGAACCGTCGCTCGAGGGCTCGGGGCGACCGTGACCGGCACGATCGGCGTGATCGTCAGGGCGACCGAGGAAGGGCTTCCCGAGTCGGATGCGAAAGCTATCGTCCGTCGTCTCGACGAACACGGCCTGCACATGACCGCCGAACTCCGAGACACGGCGAACGAACTCGTCGACGAAGCCGCCTCGAGACGCTAA
- a CDS encoding Zn-dependent hydrolase — MRIDIERDRLVETMEDQAEIGAIDGGGLDRLTLTDADREVREWFRDRMEAVGLDVRVDEMGNMFGRRPGTEPDAGTVLLGSHLDSQPHGGIYDGPLGVIGALEFVRTLEDEDIQTVHPVEIVNWTNEEGSRFQPAMMSSGVWAGEIPREEAYRAADDEGKQFVDELERIGYRGDVPAEPQYEYDSYLELHIEQGPSLDEKDRDVGIVTGIVGLRWGEVTFRGQANHSGTTPMHHRSDALVAASDVITQVRRIPGTLGERTAATTGVVDVAPASINIVPAEVRFTVDLRDPDDDVADEAVERVKDEVRAAAAREGVEWEYETRMEAKSVAFADRCVDAVRSAVTTLGYDGTELVSGAGHDATYAANVCDTGMVFAVSEAGKSHTPEEYTSWDDCYKAANTLANAALDLAGVADAGAKRTG; from the coding sequence ATGCGTATCGACATCGAGAGAGATCGATTGGTGGAAACGATGGAAGACCAGGCCGAGATCGGTGCGATCGACGGCGGCGGTCTCGATCGGTTGACGCTAACGGACGCCGACCGCGAGGTCAGAGAGTGGTTCCGGGACCGGATGGAGGCAGTCGGGTTGGACGTCCGCGTCGACGAGATGGGAAACATGTTCGGACGGCGACCCGGAACCGAACCCGACGCGGGAACCGTCCTGCTGGGCTCCCACCTCGACTCACAGCCCCACGGTGGAATCTACGACGGCCCGCTGGGCGTCATCGGCGCGCTGGAATTCGTGCGGACGCTCGAGGACGAGGATATACAAACGGTCCATCCCGTCGAAATCGTTAACTGGACGAACGAGGAGGGGTCGCGGTTCCAGCCCGCCATGATGTCGAGTGGGGTCTGGGCCGGCGAGATTCCGCGTGAGGAGGCCTATCGGGCGGCCGACGACGAGGGCAAGCAATTTGTGGACGAACTGGAGCGAATCGGCTACCGGGGGGACGTTCCGGCCGAGCCACAGTACGAGTACGATTCGTATCTCGAACTCCATATCGAGCAGGGGCCGTCTCTCGACGAGAAGGACCGCGACGTGGGTATCGTGACCGGCATCGTCGGCCTTCGCTGGGGGGAAGTCACGTTCCGGGGGCAGGCCAATCACTCCGGGACGACACCGATGCACCATCGGAGCGACGCGCTGGTCGCGGCGAGCGACGTCATCACGCAGGTGCGACGCATCCCCGGTACACTCGGCGAACGAACCGCTGCCACGACCGGCGTCGTCGACGTCGCACCCGCATCGATCAATATCGTCCCTGCGGAAGTGCGGTTCACCGTCGACCTCCGCGACCCCGACGACGACGTCGCCGACGAGGCGGTCGAGCGCGTGAAAGACGAGGTTCGGGCCGCCGCCGCGCGCGAGGGCGTCGAGTGGGAGTACGAGACGCGGATGGAGGCGAAAAGCGTCGCCTTTGCCGACCGGTGTGTCGATGCCGTGCGGTCCGCGGTCACCACCCTCGGCTACGACGGCACGGAACTCGTCAGCGGTGCGGGCCACGACGCGACGTATGCCGCCAACGTCTGCGATACCGGAATGGTGTTCGCAGTGAGCGAGGCGGGGAAGAGTCACACACCGGAGGAGTACACGAGTTGGGACGACTGCTACAAGGCGGCGAATACGCTGGCGAATGCCGCCCTCGACCTCGCTGGTGTTGCCGACGCCGGGGCAAAGCGAACTGGATGA
- a CDS encoding HIT family protein, giving the protein MESLFAPWRMDWVTRDSNSDFDDCVFCTLPSLGADREHRILARNERSYVVLNKSPYTPGHLLVLPEGHVSSIPEMEHDVMMDVMTVLSKSIDVLDKALHPEGYNIGMNIGEAGGASVQDHLHVHIVPRWTSDTTFMPTTANTKVVAEALDETYDRLYEEFSEAEGVESDGANSAVIIR; this is encoded by the coding sequence ATGGAGTCGCTGTTCGCCCCCTGGAGGATGGATTGGGTAACTCGCGATTCGAATAGTGATTTCGACGATTGTGTCTTCTGTACCCTCCCATCGCTCGGCGCGGATCGAGAACACCGAATTTTGGCGCGAAACGAACGATCGTACGTTGTCCTGAACAAATCACCCTATACACCGGGCCATCTGCTCGTGCTCCCAGAGGGGCACGTGAGTTCGATTCCCGAAATGGAACACGACGTGATGATGGACGTAATGACGGTTCTCAGTAAATCAATCGACGTTCTCGACAAAGCACTTCACCCAGAGGGCTACAACATCGGAATGAATATCGGAGAGGCCGGGGGCGCTTCTGTCCAGGACCATCTCCACGTCCATATCGTCCCTCGTTGGACGTCCGACACGACGTTCATGCCCACTACAGCCAATACGAAAGTCGTCGCGGAGGCGTTGGACGAGACATACGACCGGTTGTACGAAGAATTCTCCGAGGCAGAGGGAGTGGAATCAGATGGTGCGAATTCTGCCGTGATTATACGTTGA
- a CDS encoding AmiS/UreI family transporter, producing the protein MSLYAELGMALLLIDAVLVVNGLWLLGRGDDRDTAMLNLFVGAVAFVLAMWWAFGDSEGDPFNAAGTLLFAFTYLWVGVNAYQQRDDQRSLGWYCILVTAFTLPTGLLSLQTGDLGLAILWWAWGSLWAAFWILLAVERTDYTVPIAWYTIVIGIITAVAGYLMAIDLWLWTPT; encoded by the coding sequence ATGTCCCTCTACGCGGAGCTGGGAATGGCGTTACTGCTCATCGACGCCGTCTTAGTGGTCAATGGGCTGTGGCTGCTCGGGCGAGGGGACGACCGCGATACAGCCATGCTGAATCTATTTGTGGGGGCAGTCGCGTTCGTCCTAGCGATGTGGTGGGCGTTCGGTGATTCCGAAGGAGATCCGTTCAACGCGGCGGGGACGCTTTTGTTCGCGTTTACGTATTTGTGGGTCGGCGTCAACGCCTACCAGCAGCGTGACGACCAGCGCTCACTGGGGTGGTACTGCATCCTCGTAACAGCATTTACACTCCCAACGGGTCTACTGTCGCTTCAGACTGGTGATCTGGGGCTTGCTATTCTCTGGTGGGCGTGGGGCTCGCTGTGGGCCGCTTTCTGGATCCTCTTGGCGGTCGAACGAACTGACTACACGGTTCCCATCGCGTGGTACACGATCGTTATCGGTATTATTACCGCCGTCGCTGGCTACCTGATGGCCATCGACCTCTGGCTGTGGACGCCGACGTAG
- a CDS encoding N-acyl homoserine lactonase family protein: MPDIEVHTLESGRVTLDHSMLAQLTDIGKEVEIPFPFYVIDHPEGVALVDTGQSYELVEDPENYGPHGAPGLVDFVENIDMDENEKAIHRLEDLGYSPSEVDTVIMSHLHMDHAGGISDFPDAEFIVQHDELQYASWPEPVQAGFYQEGDFGVLRTPEFDVSVAHGSVDVFGDGRVETIPTPGHTPGHQSVKIELDDAGTVILGMDVSHTQIGFEQDLATSFDWSTTIGNESRRKLKNVARKEDAEVYINHDSELVERSEPLI, encoded by the coding sequence ATGCCAGATATAGAAGTGCACACCCTAGAGAGCGGTAGAGTTACGCTCGACCACAGCATGCTCGCACAGCTAACGGACATCGGCAAGGAGGTCGAAATTCCGTTCCCGTTCTACGTCATCGACCACCCTGAGGGAGTCGCGCTCGTCGATACGGGACAGAGCTACGAGTTAGTAGAAGACCCCGAAAACTATGGGCCCCACGGGGCACCGGGACTGGTGGACTTCGTCGAAAACATCGACATGGACGAGAACGAGAAGGCGATCCATAGGCTAGAGGACCTCGGCTACTCCCCTTCGGAAGTGGATACGGTAATCATGTCCCATCTGCATATGGACCACGCGGGCGGCATTTCCGATTTCCCGGACGCCGAATTCATCGTCCAACACGACGAATTACAGTACGCGTCCTGGCCCGAGCCTGTCCAGGCCGGATTCTACCAGGAGGGCGATTTCGGCGTTCTTCGTACCCCTGAATTCGACGTTTCCGTCGCACACGGGAGCGTGGACGTCTTCGGTGACGGACGAGTGGAGACGATACCAACGCCGGGTCATACGCCGGGGCATCAGTCGGTGAAAATCGAACTCGATGACGCTGGTACTGTTATCTTGGGTATGGACGTCTCCCACACGCAGATAGGATTCGAGCAGGATCTCGCCACGTCGTTCGATTGGTCGACCACCATTGGCAATGAATCTCGACGGAAACTCAAAAATGTCGCGCGGAAAGAAGATGCAGAGGTGTACATTAACCACGACAGTGAACTTGTCGAAAGATCAGAGCCGCTTATCTGA
- a CDS encoding LLM class flavin-dependent oxidoreductase yields the protein MVQIGVFHNGTTNLPQKKDDEGNVYPDASLEEVHDDVRDVMRDQVRHAVAAEDAGFDRAFFTEHHFQPTGSEHSPNPLMNQMAVAAQTDTIKLCQATNIITWHDPVRFAEQTSLLDTISNGRAEIGIGRGYQPRENEVLGQYWGGTVQDQEQNRAAFKEKFEIIKKAWTEEAFEYQGEYHNIPPSHTKWHHELDRAYFSDDVTEQTVEDMMDWDEEGDFYSDLWNPVVSGGTTLKQIAVFPQPEQKPHPQLWQPLTSPRSIKWAARNGVNGYFIVEPNSRLKGNIDLYYEAAEEAGWPDRRPEYDGEPFKRGWDEERGRGIITCRNIFNTEIHDDETFEKWKLGLENAWSYYGPFGFASVLAEGDEELYDPSTNVTAEMLIDKDVAIVGDADEHREKVSQIAEECGYEDFNFNCWFEVPGVSGEVANEQAEAFGEQVLPYLEEEFPSPTMAAAADD from the coding sequence ATGGTACAAATTGGCGTGTTCCATAACGGGACGACAAACTTACCACAGAAAAAAGACGACGAAGGAAACGTTTACCCAGACGCGAGCCTCGAAGAGGTGCACGATGACGTCCGCGACGTAATGCGCGACCAGGTTCGACACGCGGTAGCCGCGGAAGATGCCGGATTCGACAGGGCGTTCTTCACGGAACACCACTTCCAACCCACGGGGTCGGAACACAGTCCGAATCCGTTGATGAACCAGATGGCGGTCGCTGCTCAAACGGATACGATCAAGTTGTGCCAAGCCACCAACATCATCACGTGGCACGATCCGGTCCGGTTCGCCGAGCAAACGTCACTGCTCGATACGATTAGCAACGGCCGTGCAGAAATCGGCATCGGTCGAGGGTATCAGCCGCGTGAAAACGAAGTGCTGGGCCAGTACTGGGGTGGCACAGTTCAAGACCAAGAGCAAAATCGAGCGGCGTTCAAAGAAAAGTTCGAGATTATCAAGAAGGCGTGGACCGAAGAGGCGTTCGAGTACCAGGGCGAGTATCACAACATCCCCCCGTCTCACACGAAGTGGCACCACGAACTCGACCGCGCGTACTTCAGCGACGACGTGACCGAGCAGACGGTGGAGGATATGATGGACTGGGACGAGGAGGGCGACTTCTACTCGGACCTGTGGAACCCGGTCGTTTCTGGCGGTACCACGTTGAAGCAAATCGCGGTCTTCCCACAACCGGAGCAGAAGCCTCACCCACAGCTCTGGCAGCCGCTGACGTCACCCCGTTCGATCAAGTGGGCCGCACGCAACGGCGTCAATGGGTACTTCATCGTCGAACCGAACTCGCGCCTCAAGGGGAACATCGACCTCTACTACGAGGCCGCGGAAGAAGCCGGCTGGCCTGACCGCCGCCCCGAATACGATGGCGAACCGTTCAAGCGTGGATGGGACGAGGAGCGTGGCCGCGGGATCATCACGTGTCGGAACATCTTCAACACCGAAATTCACGACGACGAGACGTTCGAGAAATGGAAACTCGGATTAGAGAATGCCTGGTCCTATTACGGCCCATTCGGCTTCGCCTCGGTCCTCGCTGAGGGTGACGAAGAGCTGTACGACCCGAGCACGAACGTCACCGCAGAGATGCTCATCGACAAAGATGTCGCCATCGTCGGTGACGCTGACGAACACAGAGAAAAGGTCTCACAGATCGCCGAAGAGTGTGGGTACGAAGATTTCAACTTCAACTGCTGGTTCGAAGTCCCCGGTGTCAGCGGCGAAGTGGCTAACGAGCAAGCCGAAGCGTTCGGCGAGCAGGTTCTTCCGTACTTGGAAGAAGAGTTCCCCTCACCGACGATGGCCGCCGCCGCAGACGACTGA
- a CDS encoding GTP cyclohydrolase III codes for MTNTQITLIQIDNYGPWTVTPDPKREVDLQTLQSRLYADLSQLIGNREGYVFFTRFDNMIAVTNGLGRSAHELVQEAVGNRYPVTVSLSIATASSPVEALGGATNQLQATGSAQDRGRTEELLGGPLSRDNRSDRDVQIAHFDVNDATGKYTDQLNAFDTFIEIEQGYAELMRHMRRTHDSLSFFVGGDNIIAVCPALTEDEYADAIDHVNQEVGVKLKVGIGRAETAQTAGMAAKHALEVCREEGADVSIAP; via the coding sequence GTGACGAACACGCAGATCACCCTCATTCAAATCGATAACTACGGACCGTGGACTGTTACTCCGGACCCGAAACGGGAAGTCGATCTACAGACGCTTCAGTCACGATTGTACGCGGATCTCTCGCAATTGATCGGCAATCGAGAGGGATACGTGTTCTTCACACGGTTCGATAATATGATCGCCGTCACGAACGGCTTGGGTAGATCCGCACACGAGTTAGTCCAGGAAGCAGTCGGCAACAGATACCCGGTAACAGTGAGCCTGAGCATCGCCACAGCATCGTCACCTGTCGAGGCGCTTGGAGGCGCAACGAATCAGCTCCAAGCTACCGGCAGCGCTCAAGACCGAGGCCGTACCGAGGAACTTCTGGGGGGACCTCTCTCCCGCGATAACCGTTCGGACCGCGACGTCCAGATTGCACACTTCGATGTGAACGACGCGACCGGAAAGTATACCGATCAATTAAACGCGTTTGATACGTTCATCGAGATTGAACAAGGGTACGCGGAACTCATGCGTCACATGCGACGGACACACGATTCGCTCTCGTTTTTTGTCGGCGGTGACAACATCATCGCGGTGTGTCCGGCTCTTACCGAGGACGAGTACGCGGACGCTATCGACCACGTAAACCAGGAGGTTGGCGTGAAACTGAAGGTGGGGATCGGACGCGCTGAAACGGCTCAGACAGCAGGAATGGCAGCTAAACACGCGTTGGAAGTCTGTCGGGAGGAAGGGGCTGACGTTTCTATCGCTCCCTGA
- the ribB gene encoding 3,4-dihydroxy-2-butanone-4-phosphate synthase, which yields MSDRHPITDFDPALQAFREGKPVLIHDFDSREGETDIVYPAHGVEHADVARLRNDAGGLVCVALSYAAAERFELPFFSEAIDHPTSSDHDLDYDSRSSFSLTVNHRDTFTGITDEDRSKTIQELAAAASAPTEVDFPAEFRSPGHVHLLKAAPNLLSDRRGHTEFGITLANAAGTPPAVVVCEMLDDRSGRALSKEQARSYAHDHNIPFIDGSILMERFGPVARLEPGEHRGAGSIMYPFSDERPTQVLGTQD from the coding sequence ATGAGTGACCGGCACCCGATTACCGACTTCGACCCGGCACTCCAGGCGTTCCGCGAGGGGAAACCGGTTCTCATTCACGACTTCGATAGTCGTGAAGGTGAAACGGACATAGTCTATCCTGCACACGGTGTCGAGCACGCCGACGTTGCGCGTCTTCGCAACGACGCCGGCGGTCTCGTCTGCGTGGCACTTTCGTACGCCGCCGCTGAGCGATTCGAACTCCCGTTTTTCTCGGAGGCCATCGACCACCCGACGAGCAGCGACCACGACCTCGATTACGATTCTCGCTCATCGTTCTCTCTCACGGTCAACCACAGGGACACGTTCACCGGGATTACCGACGAAGACCGGTCGAAAACCATCCAGGAACTGGCCGCTGCTGCATCCGCTCCGACGGAAGTGGACTTCCCCGCGGAGTTCCGCTCGCCGGGACACGTGCACTTGTTGAAAGCGGCACCCAATCTACTGAGCGACAGGCGTGGACACACGGAGTTCGGCATTACGCTCGCGAACGCAGCAGGGACACCACCGGCCGTCGTCGTCTGCGAGATGCTGGACGATCGATCGGGCCGCGCGCTCAGCAAAGAGCAAGCCCGTTCGTACGCTCACGACCACAACATCCCCTTCATCGACGGGTCAATCCTGATGGAACGCTTCGGACCGGTCGCCCGACTCGAGCCCGGTGAACATCGGGGAGCGGGTTCGATAATGTATCCGTTCTCGGACGAACGCCCGACGCAGGTACTGGGTACCCAGGACTGA